CACAAAAGCTTCCATTTCCGTACACCATTCTCCGACTCTCCCATATCCTTCACACTAAACTTATGCTGCAAAGAGGTTATAAAGTTTGTTAAATTCCTCCATTAATGCTCCTTGTCCTTGTTAGTTCTCAGACAAAAAATGAGTTACATCCCTTTCCACCAACGTCTTCTCTAGGCATTCATTTTGGAAGCCACAAGTGGATGTGTTATTAGGTAAATTTTGCACATATCTCTTAGAACCTTACTCCACAAGCTGTCATTTTCATTGAGTAAACTTCACCTCCACTAGCCTAAAGTTGCTTTGTTTAACGATCTTCATTATTCCCAACACACATTTCTCTATTTAATACAAGCAAATTTATTTTCTAGGTGTTAACCCAAAATTTGGCTTAAGGTTTGTCGACACAAGCTTGTCGAAATTTGATTCCGGACGAGCCAGAAAAATGTAAGTAAGTTGATGGTAGAATTCGACAAACATGATGCTCGAAGCAGTTACGTGAAAACCGGGCAGTTACTAGCACGTGCATGTACCCACGTTGCAACGTTGCAACATAAACGGTTGAAAACGTGTGCCTTCACCCACGATGGCCACCCACGATGCAGGCAAGCGGTTGAGGTACACCCCTCCCCCACGATGCAAGAAGCTTCGTGAGCAAGTAAGAGATCGTGGATCACCAAGTCCACTAACTCATCCAGCAGAAAAGAAAACCGTCAAGGACATGTGAGGCAATGAAGTGCTATAAATAGTAGAAGATCATTCAgaagaaggggttcccaactcaactccaaaaactcactaaaaagcctatatgtccgcatcaaagagactccaggagcctaacgtgatcatgaaggagtatgttgcagaaccagccaTTTATCATTCATGCATTTAATGCTTTCAGACTTGTTGTTCCGTTCATTTAACTTTCTGTCGATTTTCTTTACTTGATGTAATTTTCAGTTTTTCGACTTTCTTTGTGTATTTTGCCCTtgtttaatgaaattcagtttccTGTACTCTtgaatatttgttttaagttaCAAACTCAACCCTTGATACTTGTTTGTCGAAAATCACGTtccacacacaacactttggcaagacgttttcccaaaagaaccccttaatcttaaactttttccagttGAATTTGGAgaatatttgtttaccaaatatcaccgtaaacaaattggcacgcctaGAACAAGCCTAGCCATGGAGATTTGTCGACCTTCATGAAGCAGATTGGCAAGAGACAGAAGCTTGGCGGGGATCCTCAAGGATTTGGTGCAGAACACAtaggcagaaagccaatacaaGAGAAAagcgacatgctcagcatcagACACATCGCCGCTAGACGCACCGTGTTTCTTGACGAAGGTACTaaaagccatgttggcagttgGGATGAAAATTGGGTTGGTAGGCACAAGAATGGAATGATAGTCATCACCTATTGGCCACAGACCAGTTATGGCAGCCACGTCCAGAAGGGTAGGAGTGATCATGCCAAAAGGGACATGAAAGCAATTGGTGGCCCTCTCCCAAAAGTAAAACGAGCTAAGTAACATTGCCGGGTTATACAAGATAGGGGACCTCGACAATTGAATCAAGTCTAAAATCACTACCTTTTTCCATTGTTCCCCGCTTGCGGATTCAACCCTATTGAGCCATTTGAGATAGGCTCCATTGTTGGCATGAGGACTAGGAGGGGCAGAGCGAAAGGATCTTCGAGGATCAGGAAGAAAGGGCATATGGTAGGAAGGTCAAAAAGCTAAAATAAGTTCGTCACCTCGAGTACTAGGATGGAAAGATTCATGCCCTTTAGGAAGACTATCAGGTTTACCCTTTTTTACCTCTTTCAAAGGTCCTAACATGGCGCgaaaagtaccattaacagtgAAAGGGATAAGTACCTGGGATTTTCAGATAGCCCTCTTCTCTGCTTCATTTGGTGGCTCCGGAATGGGCACACGTTTAGACTCATCTAGCTTGAGCTCAGAGGCTAATGGCACGTCGCTGACAGGGTTGGAAGCCATGAAGGATGCCGGAAGTAATTGTAAGGTAGAAACGCAGAAGTTGCTGGGAAATTCCAAGAAAAGTTCTGAGTTCTGGGAAATGTAAAAGCTTGGAAgaaacattaatggggtatttaTAACCTGAAGAAGAAGCAGACTTGAGGTCTAACggttattttaataataaatttCCATCACCCACGTTTTGTGCAGAAAGTGTAATCATGGCCCTAGTGCAAAAAGGGCGAAACCTGGATGTAGCAGTCAGAACTTCAGAGCCGTTGATTGGACCAAGAAACGAGTGGCCGAGATCGCTAAACGATTGAGTTTCTGAATTTAAAATAATGGAAATTGTCAAGCTCAAAAAATGCTTGGTTTCTCCAAGTATGGTAGTCGAAAACCAACATTTTTTGGGGGCATCTGTTAACCCAAAATTTGGCTTAAGGTTTGTCGACACAAGCTTGTCGAAATTTGGTTCCGGAGGAGCCAGAAAAATGTAAGTTAAGTTGATGGCAGAATTCGACAAACATGATGCTCGAAGCAGTTACGTGAAAACCGGGCAGTTACTAGCACGTGCATGTACCCACGCTGCAACAGAAACGGTTGAAAGTGTGTGCCTTCACCCACGATGGCCACCCACGATGCAAGCAAGCGGTTGAGGTACACCCCTCCCCCACGATGCAAGAAGCTTCGTGAGCAAGTAAGAGATCGTGGATCACCAAGCCCACTAACTCATCCAGCAGAAAAGAAAACCGTCAAGGACATGTGAGGCAATGAAGTGCTATAAATAGTAGAAGATCATTTAgaagaaggggttcccaactcaactccaaaaactcactaaaaagctcatatgtctgcatcaaagagactcTAGGAGTCTAACGTGATCATGAatgagtatgttgcagaaccagccaTTTACCATTCCTGCATTTAATGCTTTCAGACTTGTTGTTTCGTTCATTTAACTTTCTGTCGATTTTCTTTACTTGATGTAATTTTCAGTTTTTCGACTTTCTTTGTGTATTTTGCCCTtgtttaatgaaattcagtttccAGTACTCTTGAGTATTTGTTTTAAGTTACAAACTCAACCCTTGATATTTGTTTGTCGAAAATCACGTtccacacacaacactttggcaagacgttttcccaaaagaagcCCTTaatcttaaactttttccagtcgaatttgaagaatgtttgtttaccaaatatcaccGTAAACACTAGGGTACCCTTGAATACAAGCAATTTTATTAGTCAAACAAATTCTTTTAAAGGTCTAAAGGGTACAAAACCCAATACGATTTACATATATCACAATAGTCTCAAACAATAATATGGATTCATCATGCATTCAAAGAAAGAACAATTAAAACCCTGCAACTTGGCATTAAGGAAATTCCAATATCTAAATTGAATAAAATCTATAATTTTCTCCCCCTCGAAAGTGTCATTAGCCATAAGGACCAAAATATTGCGGCTCAGATTGTCCACAAAGCTTATTTCTGGCTTTTGCGTTTGCCTTCCATTGCAACCTACATAAAGTGCATCTGAGGGTTCACTGGTAGTGCAATATAAAAAGCCTAACCAGTTATAACACTCAGACAAGATTCGcacaacataaaaataaaaataaataatggaAAGATTTTTCCTCCTCAATATAGCAAAACAAGCAAAGTGTTTCTGTCTACGACTCAGATTCAGCCTTTGTGATAACCTTTCCAGCATAATCGTCAGTACGAAAGCACCAACCCTCGATGAAATTTTCACAGCACAAATAGATATGAAAAGGGGAGCGGTTTATGCCTATACGACTCCTTGGAGATAATAGTAAGTTGTTTTCACTATGTAATTACTATCTTGAGAGGCTGTCCCAACCCACCCATCATTCCTACCAATAACAGTGTTGAAAATTGTAATTATCTGCATCAAAGACTTAAGCATGTTTTTTCCCTCTCCCAAAATTCTCTTCTCCAAAAAAGCTTCCATTTCATACACCAATCTCCCACTCTCTCATATTATTCACACTACAATTCTGCTGCAGATACAAGTTAAAAAGCCTGTTAAATTCCTTCCTTAATGCTTCTTGTCCTAGCTAGTTCTCATACCAAAAAACAGTTTTATCCCTTCCCCTTTCTTAAATTCTTCCACCGGATGGATGCGTTATTAGGTACGTTTTGCCCATATCTCCAAGCACCCTACTCCACAAGCTGTCTTTTTCACTCGGTAACCTCTACCTCCACTTTCCTAAAAGTTCCTTTTTGGACGATCTTTCATTATTTCCAACTCACCTTCCTCCTCTGGCCTACACACCATTTCCCATTTAATACAAGAAATTTCGTTTTACACATCAGTAACTTGGCTTATTAGTCAAACATGTTCATTTAAAGGTATAAGGGGTGCCTAACCAAATACAAAATACATATATCATAATAAGATGGATTCATCATCcattcaaagaaagaaaaattaaaacctTGCAACTTGGCTTTAAGCCAATTCCAAGATCTTAATTGTAGGATCTATATTTTCTCCCCCTCGAAAGtactattttttaaaaacttgCTGCTTAGGTTGTCCACAAAGCTTGTTTCagatttttcttttccattccaTTGCTACCTGCATAAAGTGCATCAGAAGGTCAATTGCTTGTGCAACATAAAAGCCTAACCAATTATAGCACTCGGACCAGATTCGCCAAGTATAAAATTAAGAGAATAAAATATGGAAAGATGTTTCCTCCTCCATAGATCAAAACATGCGAAGTGTTTCTGTCTACAACTCAGATTCAACCTCGGTGGCAACTTTTCCATCATAATCATCCATACGAAACCGCCCATTCATTGGAATTTTCAAAGCCCAAACATATTTGAAAATGAGAGCAGTTTTGCCTCTACGACTCCTGAAGCGAATAGTAAGCTGTTTTTATTGTGTATTTACCGTCTTCAGTGGTTGTCCAAACCCAACCATCCTTGCTATGAAAAACAATgttcaaaaatgaaaatttttgcatcaaagaTTGCAGCATATTAATTCCCACTATTTCCTTCTCCACAAAAGCATCCATTTCCATACACCATTCTCCCCTTTCCCATATCCTTCACACTACGATTCTATTGCAGAGGCAGGTTACAaaatcttttaattttcttctATAATGCTCTTTGTCCTAGCTTGTTCTCataccaaaaacatattttatccCTTTCCCCCAACGTCCTCTCTACGCATTCATCTCCAAAGCAAGATTTGCGTAAATACTCCCCCAGAGGGATGCTGTCCTTTTCATTCAGTATCCTCCACTTGCCTAAAAGTGCTTTGTTGAACGATATTCATTTTCCCTTTTCATACAAGGAATTTTATTTTGCACGTCCGCAATGCTCCTTGTTTCAACCCCATTCTAAGACTAAAAATGAAATTTATCCCTTTCTCCCAATGTTCTCACTACGCCTTCATCTCGAAAGCAAGATTTGCGTAAATTCTTCCACCAGATAGATGCGTTATTAGGTTCATTTTGTCTATATCTCTTAGAACCCTACTCCACAAAGCTGTCTTTTTCACTTAGTAGCCTCCACCTCCCTCCAGTTGTGTAAAAGTGCTTTGTTGAATGACCTTCATTATTCTCATTATTCTCAGCCCACCTTCCTCTTTTGGCCTACCCCATTTCCCCCATTGATACaaggaattttattttccacaTCCACCTTCCTCCGAAAACAAATTCCTCATTATACTCTTGCAACATTTAACCACCTCATATGGAACTTTaaagaaagataaataaaataGAGGAAGAGATGTTAAGACACTCTTGATCAAGCATATTATCCCACCAAATGAGAGGGCTTTCACTCTCCAAGATGACAACTTAATCCCAAGTTTACTTACTATAGGTTCCCAAAAAAACATCTTTCTTGGGTTTCCCCAATGAGAATGCCTAAATATGTGAAGAGTAATTTCATAATTATGCAGTAGAGGAGAGAAGCAAAACCGTGGAGTAGTCTATCTTCCAAAGAGGTTCTAGCTAGTTTACTCTTGAAGAAGTTTACTTTTAGGCCAGATGCTAGTTCAAAGCATCTTAAGATCTATAACACCACAGTATTTTGTGTTGCCTCCCATATGAATATTGAGTCATTTGCAAACTGCAATATTGAGACTTGTACCCCTTCCCTTTCACCCACGCGGTATCCTGCAAACTTCTTCAAAGCTACAGCCTTACTGAATAAGTcgctaaaattaaaaatagaaaacggagcTAAAGAATGCCTTCGTTTAAGACCTTTCTCCATCCTGAATTTTTCACATGGGCTTCCATTTATAAGGACTAATACAGTAGCAGAATTTAGACACCCTCAGATCCACACCGTCTATTTTTCACAAAAACTTAGCCTTTTCATCATATAAAACAGAAAAACTCGAGCTAACTAATGTATGCCTTTTCACAGTCCACTTTGATAACTGTAGGCTTCCCCTTGCATTTAACCTCACGAGAATCTCGTTTTTGACAAAGGCTGTATTCTTTTCGCTGTGATATCCATAGTGTATTTCTAGGaatttagataaataaaaaagattaattaaaaatttctaATTGGTCTGTATCTGGTCAGCAATGGAGGACATAAAGATTGATGGTCAGAAGTATGAAACCGAGAAGGAAAGGTGAAGAAGGATgactttaaaatttaaatttaaacgcATCTGGATATGAGAATCAATTATCTTACATGAtgataacttaaaaaaaatgaatattccTCAGTAAAAACAATAATTTCAGACGGCTGTCCCAGGAATCAATTTTGAACTGCAGGGAAGAGAAACCATCTCCAACCACCGGCCACCAAATTGAATATTTACACACAAAAATACGAATACCAATCTAATAATCAAACCATGTGtaaataatcaaaatcaaaaggcACACAAATAAGATTTAACAACCAATCTATAAGGCATAGCTACATATGTAGATTCATATTATTTGAATTGTGATCTAGAAACAACTAGTATGTACATATTGGTTGACTGAGATCGGAACAGATCAAGTAAATTAAAGTATAGAAAATGACATGGATGATTgttaagaaataaaaagagaaacagAACATTAGGTTTTGAATTAATTAAGAGAGGGTGGTCTTGCCGGGATTATCAGCAGCTTTCAATGTTTTTTCAATGAGCTTGCGAGCTTTTTTGCTGCGAATCTCGACCTTAACGCTGGCACTCTTGTCAATCTTGATGTAAGGCTTGCTtggctgcttcttcttcttgttcttcaggGACCTCACCTTTGACTTAATCGATTCCACTAGATTTCCCAATTGATTCGCCATGCTCTGCTTCTATGTTGTTCACTTGTTCCTATATCTCCTACATATTATTTCCGTGTTACTAAGAGTACTGTTTTTCCTGTTCATTTCAAattgcagttttttttttttggtgtaatGAGAATTGGGCCAGTTTTGTTAAATTGGGTTCCAAGGTGGGCTCCATGTATCCAGTATGATAGATTTGAAACAAAACTCCAATTTAACAAAACAGACGGCAGTTTTTTCAACAATGTTTGACCTAAGTAACATATATTAGATACAACCGTTTGATACAAAACTCAAATCACACGGCAATTTCGCTTCTCACCCTCAAAATTCTCCATAATTTCAACCTCTTTCCGTCAGCAGTGAATCACGATTGGTACTTTAATTCATTATTCAATGGTTTTCCTCATTTTCTCCTATTTTTCTCCTATGTCACTCAAATCGTGGAGGATTATGGCCCTGGTTTTCCGATTTGATGTAATGGGTGACAAAAGCTTCCATATCTATGACGATTGACGCAGGTAATGTGCTCCATATTTATTCCCTCAGCAAACGTTGTTGTCCCAGTATTCTTGCCTCAGCAAATGTACTTGTTGGCAAATTTTATGGGTTTTAAACTGAAATTTAGGGTCAATTTATGGATTTCCTCTGCCATATATCAATTTGATTGGTATGTGTTGTCAGTTCAAATGGGATGTTTCTGAAAACGAGCAATGAAAGTCTGATGAAATGAGCTCCATCAATTTGTGATCTTTTGTTGTCTATAAATAGGCTCCTCTTGCTTTGGTTATTTCAACTTGAGTTATAAgttgttgtttgtgttttgtttgTTCTTCTTTTATTTGCATCTTACTGTAATAACAGTTCCAATGTCTCATACTGCTGGCATTAACAGTCCATTGAAATCTCTTTGTGGTGGAAGGGATACATGGAGGATTAAAGTAAGGGTTATTCGTGTATGGGAGATGTCTCCAGTTTCTCAACCATCAAAACCATATGCTATGAATTTGGTCTTGGTTGATTCTGATGTAAGTTCATCCTGAAGTTGTTAGTAGTATTTAACATTGTTATTAACTTTAGTAGTTGTTTAATTTAATGTGTGGTTTGCAGGGTATGAGGATTGAAGCGGTCATACGTAAAGGCATGATCCAGAAATTCAAGAGGCTGATTGTTGAGGGCCAAGTTTACAAAATAGTATACTTCAATGTTGTTGAAAATGATGGAGCTTATCGTGCATCCCCACATGAGTTCAAGATTGTGTTTAATGGTAGGACAAAGGTGGAACGTGACCAATCTGATATCATACCATTGAACTCTTTCTACTTCAAGAACTCTGAAGAAATCTCTGCTACCCTTGGTGAATCAGATGTTTTGGTTGGTGAGATATTTTATCTGTAGCCTTCTTCTATTTTGTTTAGTGTTGATATTCTTTTTATAATTTGgcaagaaaaattgaaattttgcaCATGTTGGCCCATATGTACTCATAATATGGAATAATTTGGGTGACAGATATGATTGGGTTGGTTACTGCTATATCTACTGAAAAGCAATATGTGAAGGGTGGTAATGTTAATAAGATTATTGTGTTGGAGCTCACTGATGATAGGTATGTAATATGTAATATTTTTCATTGGTCGAAATTTGTAATGGTTAAATGTAATTATTTGCATAATTGTGGTATTTTTTGTAActgaaagttaatttttttgctATAAGGGGGAAAGTCCATTGTTCATTCTTTGGGCGATATGTGGATATTGTTAGGCAGTTTGCAGCTGTTGGAGGTCATGGTATGCCTGTAGCAATTATTCAGTTTGCTAAGGTCCGTTTAAGGGtaattatttattctctttttgcaTTATGTATAAATTTTGTGGAAACTGTattgtatcttttttttttaaattgagaaGTTGTAGAGAtgttgtaatttgtttttagtTTAAAATTCAAATGGTTTATGTGGCAGTGCCTACTTTTATAATTTGGCAAGCATTTTTGAGATGTTCTTATGTTGTGTGTTTTGGTGCAGGAGATGTTGTTCTACAAAATGTTATGAATGCTACCAAACTTATGTGGAATCCTGATGTGCCTGAGGCTAATTCATTTCGTGATGGGTAGTTTGCtgcataaatttatttttttgttaattgtttCAATCCCAAACTTGTGTTATTTGAATGATTTGAACGTaactttatttttgttttgaaggTTGGCATTGCATGATATTGATGTTGACCTTCCTATTGGACAAATTGATGATGGGTTTCGTCGGCTTCCAACTGATCAAGACTCTGTTTCTCTCTTCCCTAGGAAGAGTATTGGTGAACTGCACAGTACTGGAGAGGTTATATTTCATGTTTAAATCTGCACATGCACCTTGAACTTAGACCTATCACATTTTttaaactttaatttttttacaggaAGGTAGGTTCACAGTGATGGCAGAGATTGTTGGCTTAACTGATGGAGAGAAGTGGTGGTATACTTCTTGCCATTGCCATAGGTCTGTTACAGCTGAGGATGGACTATATTTTTGCTCTGCTTGCTGTGTCCATGTATTTGAAGTTACCCCAAGGTATTGATCAAATTGtcctgttttggttttttcctTACTGTAGTGGATTTTCACAATTTCAATTGTTAATTTTAGAAGTTTTTATTTGTGATCTTAGATTCAGGGTGAAATTTGAGGTTTCTGATGGTGAAGACCTTGCTACATTTGTGTTGTTTGATGCTGATTGTCAAAATCTGATTAACAAGACTTGCAAAGAATTAGTTGTTAGCTCCAAGGCCAGTAAAGctattatttttttgattttctACCATTTAAGTATACCCAAAATTACTTTAGCCAAGGACTAAGGCTATCAATTCTGATTTGCAGGGTGTTATGGGAGATGGGGAATATCCTGCTGAAATTTATGGTCTGATAGGTACAAAGCTGATTTTCATTGTTGAAAAGTTAGCTGACCATGGTTCAAAGTATGATCATTCTTACAAGGTGAAGAGTATATGTGCTGATGAGACTTTAGTGGAAGCTTTTAATGACAATGAGAATGTTCAAACTGCAAACAATGTGTGTTTCTTAttcctataaaaaaatttatgtgTTTGTTTTATCAATTTGTTCTTAAAATGATAGTactatatgtatatgtatatgaaGTTTTTAACCATGGATCATTTATTGAATTACTAGGTTCAATCAAGTGATGTTGAAGGATCAAACTTAACTCCTGAAAATTCTGACACTATAACACAGCTTGGCCCCAATGTTATTTCTTTGGATGACATCTTACCTGGTGATGGGTCTGCTGTATATTCATCAGTTGGAAGTGGTAGTGGATTGGAAGCAAGTTCTAGCAAGCCTTCCAAAAAAATGCGTCTGAGGGGAACGAAAGTGGAAAAGCTGTGAATGTGAAGTTTAGTTAGTTGCCTTGGTTTTAATTGGAGCTTCTCAGACTTTTGGCTAATCATTTGTGCATTGTTGGGTTATTGTGGTGAACCCACCACATGCACTTTGACTGTGATCTGAGAAGTATTTGGATGTTTTCCAACTTTAGGGCAACAATAAGTAGTATTTATATTTTGATGTTATGTAGTATGTTGTTGTTAATTTCCAATTTCCAAGTCTCTTTATGTTGTATCCCTTGCACTTTTATGATAACTTGTGATGTACATTTTGTTAAGTTATGAGTTTCAGactcttttgtttatttgttaAGTTGTTTACATTAATACATGTGCACTGGCATGATATGAAATTATTGTTCATTTTATCTTCCAAATAGGTCTAACCATACCGGTAATAATTAGGGCTTGTGTTCACAGAAGTAGTTGTTTATATTTCAAAATAGTAAAGGTATTAGGAAGTTGTTAATTTGTTTCCAAGTTGTTACATTTGTTTCTCTTTATTTGTTGTAGGCTATCCACTAGATCTTAGCCTGAATATTTTATTATCATAAAATCAAGTGAATTTGAAGACTTTTTTGTTGGAAATTACCATCACATTAAATGCTTTTGAAAACAACTTTCAATCAGGTTCTTAATATTGAAGGAAGTATTAGAGTACATATAAGATGACAAAGAAAGGGCCCACAGTTAACCAGCAGTAAAGGATAATAGGAAAATGAACAAAGGAGACAAAAGGTCCTTAGGAGCATGCTAACGATTTTCCTTCTTTAATGCTATCTACCTAGGAAAACCAAATGCATCCTTATCTATAATTATGATCCAGAATTATAATAACATTAGAAGTTTAAAACTTAATTGCATCAAttattattttagtataattgTTTATATAAGTTACGGTAAAATTTAATTCATTAGCTTTAATTGGATCCAATTGAGAATCCTTATTTATATTTGAATGTTAGGTGTGGTAGATATATTAATCATGCACTTTTTAAAATcctaattatttgtttttttagtgttatatgataataataaatgtctttttttattgtggaaattggaaaaagaaaagtcTTGGAATTGGAAATTCGGTTATTAATTTAAGTAAAAAATACTTATTATTCTTTATCACATCCTAAATTTCAATGACACATGAAATTAAACTTCATTATAAGACCTGAGAACTGTTAAAATTCTGAAATCCGTTTTACACATTCAACGTTacctcttctttttctctctcgTCTTTTTGTTGGTTTCTCCTAtttaaactcttcttcctttatTTTGTTAACTTGAATCACTTCTCTTTTACTGGTGTCTGTGCTTTTCTCCCTCAAAGTGGCTATCTGTCTTCCATCTTCAGTTCAAGAGTAAGGGTTAGGAAATTTACTGCTTTTATCAAATCTGGCCCCTCTCCCCATCATGTGTTATCTGTGATCCATAAAAGTTTCTACCTTTGTATATATGTATGTGAATGCCTTTGTAATGCCTATTTGCATGGCCGTTTCATAAATATTTGGTTAATTTTTGTTTCGTTTGTATACTTTATTTGAAGGATGTGTTCTGGTTTTGTAGTTTTTGTTGCATGTGTGAATGGGGATGTCAGCTTTGGTATCTGGAagttcctttttttctttttaacctTGCATGCAGATATATGTTATATTTGTTTTATCAGTAATCTGTTGAATCATCACCTTAATCTGGAATGTTTGGATCTGCTACTTCTGTAATTTACAGTATTTTGTATCCAAGTCAGTGAAAAGTAAGTGAAAAAAAACTTATGATGGATTGAAAATTCTGGATCAACATCCTACTATTTTAtaattatctttaattttttggGTGTTGTAGATTCATAATGATGAAAGTTTTTCCCTTTCCAGATTTAGAGCCAAATCACAATGTTCTATGTGTTTTTGCATGTATGATTAGTTTTGATCTCTACTTTGGACAATGAATTGTTAGCTTGTGAAATAGTAGATTCGGagaattaatattttttggcTTCATATGATTGTATCTGTTGTTTATAGTAGAGAAAAGGTGCTACATGACTTCCTTATGTGTTGTATAAACAAGTTCTTCCTTTGTTTTCATTATTAATCTATATTATTAAAACTGTCTTCCTGATGTGCAGTAATAATGCATCCTTTTTCGCTGAGATTTCCTCATTCCAATAAGAGGATCTTTGTCAAACCACTGCGTGTGGGAATGGTAATGTTGATTTGTTACATGGTCCATCTAACATATTAGAGATATGATTTGGTTGGAAATTAATATAGTTTGAtgtaatttttttgttcattAATTAGGTACATATTCATGTTCCAAGGCGATTTGATGATCATTTTGGGCCAGGACTTGATGATTTTGTGGAGTTACGAGATCCTGTTGGTAATACTTTCAATGTTAAGTTTGAGTACCAATTCAACAAGGCTAGATTTTCTGATGGTATTTCAGAATTGCGTGTTGTCCATCAATTGGAATCAATTGTGTGGATTCGATTTTCCTACCGTAGAGAATCTAGGTTTGACATAAAAATTTTTGATGGCCATTTGAGAGAGATTGAGTACAGGATTAAACAACAAGTTGAGGAGCCAGGAAATTCTCTGGATGGAAACCATTCATCCCTTCATAGCAGTGAAGATAAAAATATTGTTGATTTAGTGACAGAGGATGAGTGTGATAATGTGGTCAGCAAGCTTCAATTTCATAAGCTGGTTTGGTTGCCTGATATTAGTCTTGCCCACATGACTGGGAAGAGAGCTCTGGTGGGGTTTATTTGTGTTATTATTTTCATTGTGCTTGTTATAAATTTGCTATGTTCCTTACTTGATGTTGTTTATTGTAGATCATTCCAGGATGTGTTCAGCAAAGTGCTTTTCCTAAGCTTCCATCTGAAATTAAGG
This is a stretch of genomic DNA from Lotus japonicus ecotype B-129 chromosome 1, LjGifu_v1.2. It encodes these proteins:
- the LOC130732909 gene encoding uncharacterized protein LOC130732909, which encodes MANQLGNLVESIKSKVRSLKNKKKKQPSKPYIKIDKSASVKVEIRSKKARKLIEKTLKAADNPGSNGMEKKNLKQALWTT
- the LOC130739952 gene encoding uncharacterized protein LOC130739952, coding for MTIDAVPMSHTAGINSPLKSLCGGRDTWRIKVRVIRVWEMSPVSQPSKPYAMNLVLVDSDGMRIEAVIRKGMIQKFKRLIVEGQVYKIVYFNVVENDGAYRASPHEFKIVFNGRTKVERDQSDIIPLNSFYFKNSEEISATLGESDVLVDMIGLVTAISTEKQYVKGGNVNKIIVLELTDDRGKVHCSFFGRYVDIVRQFAAVGGHGMPVAIIQFAKVRLRFKIQMVYVAVPTFIIWQAFLRCSYVVCFGAGDVVLQNVMNATKLMWNPDVPEANSFRDGLALHDIDVDLPIGQIDDGFRRLPTDQDSVSLFPRKSIGELHSTGEEGRFTVMAEIVGLTDGEKWWYTSCHCHRSVTAEDGLYFCSACCVHVFEVTPRFRVKFEVSDGEDLATFVLFDADCQNLINKTCKELVVSSKASKAIIFLIFYHLSIPKITLAKD